Proteins encoded in a region of the Cytobacillus pseudoceanisediminis genome:
- the recU gene encoding Holliday junction resolvase RecU: protein MNFHYPNGRRYTPSPNSAKKLTPEKKWTYSNRGMTLEEDINETNEFYLEHGIATIHKKPTPVQIVQVDYPKRSAAVIKEAYFKQASTTDYNGVYKGRYIDFEAKETQNTTSFPLKNFHEHQVKHMEKVLAQQGICFVLLRFSATEEVFLLEAHYLLSYWERMKAGGRKSITKGEIEMHGHHIPLGFQPRIDYIKIIDYLYTLK from the coding sequence ATGAATTTCCATTATCCTAATGGCAGGAGATATACTCCTTCTCCCAATAGCGCCAAAAAATTAACACCAGAGAAGAAATGGACCTACAGCAATCGTGGAATGACACTGGAGGAAGATATTAACGAAACGAATGAATTCTATCTGGAACATGGAATAGCCACTATTCATAAAAAACCAACGCCTGTTCAAATCGTCCAGGTTGATTATCCAAAGAGAAGTGCGGCCGTTATTAAAGAAGCATATTTCAAACAAGCATCAACAACAGATTATAATGGTGTGTATAAAGGGAGATATATTGATTTTGAAGCAAAAGAAACTCAGAACACGACCTCCTTCCCTCTAAAGAATTTTCATGAACACCAGGTGAAGCACATGGAGAAGGTATTAGCCCAGCAAGGGATTTGTTTTGTTCTTCTCCGCTTTTCTGCTACCGAAGAAGTTTTCCTTTTAGAGGCACATTATTTGCTCTCATACTGGGAGAGAATGAAGGCTGGGGGAAGAAAATCAATTACCAAGGGGGAAATCGAAATGCATGGCCACCACATTCCGCTTGGATTTCAGCCCAGAATTGACTATATTAAGATAATAGATTATCTTTATACCCTTAAATAA